The following DNA comes from Synechococcales cyanobacterium T60_A2020_003.
AAACATCGGCGGGATGCCCGCGCAAGTCCAGTAGCATCAAGGCATGTGATCGCTGCTCTGCTGATAGGGGCAGTTCGTCCAGGGCGATCCGATCGAGATTGGCGATCGCTTCCCGCACCGCATCCCGGATATCAGCAGGGAAACTAGAGAGGAGCGATCGCGTCAGTCCGGCATCCCCCAGGATCAAGCACCATTGATTCAGTTCAAGCTGGGTTAAGCAATCGGCCAAAAGGAGTAGAACCTCAGCATCGGCAACCGTGCCGCTGCTCCCCAGAAGTTCGGCTCCCGCCTGGTAGAACTCATGCTGGCGATTGTGGTGTTGACCGGGCGATCGCCGGAAAACGTTGGCGTTGTAGTACAGTCGCTGCGGTCGGGTACTGCGCGCCATGCGGGTGGCGGCGGCTCGTGCAATGGATGCAGTGAGTTCTGGGCGCAATCCCAAAAACTCATCATCCATCCCCTGCACCTGAATAACGGTTGATCGCTCAATCGCTCCCCCTGCCATTAATGTGTCGATGCGCTCTAGGGTCGAGGTGATGATGCGGTGGTAGCCCCAGCGCTGAAAGACTTGCTGGATACGAGTTTCGATCCAAATCTTTTGGGCCACATCCAGGGGAAACAGATCGCGAGCACCGGTAGGAGGCTGGTAAATCATGCGTTTGAAGTCAACATTGAGGCAAAGTAACAGTATGTGCCTGACAGCGCAAGCCCAGTTCAAGGTTGGCCGTCTCTCACTAGCGTACTGGACGACGACCCCAATTATGATGTAATCCCTTGATCCTGAGTAAGCCGAAAATCAATCTTACTTCTTCTTGCCGCCAAATAGGCCAAACAGCCCGCCACCAGGTTTTGAATCCGATGCCTTAGCCCTCGGATCTGACTGCTTGGACGGAGAGGCCGCATTCGGATCGAGCGATCGCAGTCCGGCCTTCGCAATGTCATCCTGGGGATTAAGTTCCAAGGCTTTGCTGAAATAGATTTTCGCCATGGTAGGCTGCTTCGTTTTCAGGTAAATTGCGCCCAGACGACTATGGCAGTCTGCGTTGGTGGGTTTGATCTTAAGGGCTTCTCGCAATTCCAAAATGGCTTTGGCATAGTCCCGTTTTTTCTCAAACCCTTCCGAGCGCCGGATAAAGCTATCCACGAGTTCATCCCGGCTCGGCACAGTGGGATTTTTCGCCGAAGGGGACGCGATAGGGGCAGTGGAGTTAGCACTGGCTGCTTTCGGAGTCGGCGCTGTTCCTGTGCTACCTCGCCGCATCAAATAGACCAGATTAAGCTCACTGACTTGACCGATCACTGTTAGCATTTGATCCAAATCATCGTACTGGCTCTCTGTCAAATCAGCTAGGGAGGTTGTGTAGAGGTGTTCTA
Coding sequences within:
- a CDS encoding ATP phosphoribosyltransferase regulatory subunit; this translates as MIYQPPTGARDLFPLDVAQKIWIETRIQQVFQRWGYHRIITSTLERIDTLMAGGAIERSTVIQVQGMDDEFLGLRPELTASIARAAATRMARSTRPQRLYYNANVFRRSPGQHHNRQHEFYQAGAELLGSSGTVADAEVLLLLADCLTQLELNQWCLILGDAGLTRSLLSSFPADIRDAVREAIANLDRIALDELPLSAEQRSHALMLLDLRGHPADVLQRVSSLDLNPDQRAAVNNLKSLVELLADNAEFAQGDQGASLVLDLSLIRTFDYYTGIVFEVVSASSSGQRVIGQGGRYDQLLGLYHPNGQSEPGIGFTLDISELHQLMLPTGLLPSETPASDWLVVPTTPQAYSHAFAYARKIRTAAALVRAEVYLNDGADRDTVRLHAQQRSIRQVAWIGADGGVNIETV
- a CDS encoding J domain-containing protein, which translates into the protein MVFKLEQGLFGLDFTDHHAVLGVSVDADIKEIRKRYLKIARRLHPDSSALKDDGDRQRAHELLSKLVNPSYEFLSQEKNFAEQMILLKIKGEEAQRQQETIMLTSDRARQLASSPNLEHLYTTSLADLTESQYDDLDQMLTVIGQVSELNLVYLMRRGSTGTAPTPKAASANSTAPIASPSAKNPTVPSRDELVDSFIRRSEGFEKKRDYAKAILELREALKIKPTNADCHSRLGAIYLKTKQPTMAKIYFSKALELNPQDDIAKAGLRSLDPNAASPSKQSDPRAKASDSKPGGGLFGLFGGKKK